A stretch of DNA from Streptomyces venezuelae:
CGGTCAGCGTGAACCGGGGCTGTGTGGTGCAGACACACCTCTTCCACGACCGGATCTTGAGGACGGATACTGTGGTCCTCCGCGAGGGCGCCACCCTGGGCCCGGGCGGAATCGTCCTGCCCGGAAGCACGGTCGGAGCCCGCAGCACACTGGGCCCCGCCTCCCTCGTGATGGCCGGGGAATCAGTCCCCGCCGACACCCGCTGGCTGGGCAATCCGATCGAGGCGTGGCGGTCCTGAGAGGGCCACGGCGTACGAGCACAGTGCAGGAGCGGCAACGACAGTGACCGGCCAGACGACCGCGGCATCGGACCCGTACTTTCCGGCCAACGGCGACCCCCGTTACCGCGTGCACCGGTACGAACTCGCGCTGGACTACCGTCCCGGCCCCAACCGGCTGGCCGGGACGGCCCGGCTCAGCGCGATCGCCGGGCGGGCCCCGCTCACCGAGTTCCACCTCAACCTGGCCGAGTTCAAGACGGGCCGGATCCTGGTGAACGGCCGGGCCCCGCACTACACCCACCGCGGCGGCAGGCTCCGCATCCGGCCGGCCAAGCCGGTGCCCGCCGGGGCCGCCTTCACCGTGGAGGTGCACTGGGCGGGCAACCCGAAGCCGGTGCGCAGCCCCTGGGGCGGCCTCGGCTGGGAGGAACTGACCGACGGCGCGCTGGTGGCCAGCCAGCCGGTCGGCGCACCCTCCTGGTACCCGTGCAACGACCGGCCCGCCGACAAGGCCTCGTACCAGATCTCGGTCAACACGCCGTCCGCCTACACGGTGGTGGCCGGCGGCCGACTGCTCACCCGGACGACCAAGGCCAGCACCACCACCTGGGTGTACGAACAGTCCGCGCCGACCTCCAGCTATCTGGTCGGCCTGGCCATCGGCATGTTCCAGACGGTGCTGCTCGGTGACCCCGGGCTCGGCGGCGTCCCGCAGACCGCCCACGTGCCGGCGCACCTGCTGCCGCGGTTCTCCCGCGACTTCGCCCGGCAGCCCGCCATGATGCAGCTGTTCGAGGAACTGTTCGGGCCCTATCCCTTCGGCGAGTACACGGTGGTCGTCGCCGACGAGGAACTGGACGTCCCGGTGGAGGCGCAGGGCCTGTCCCTGTTCGGCACCAACCATGTGGACGGGGTCCGCGGTTCGGAGCGCCTGATCGCCCACGAACTGGCCCACCAGTGGTTCGGCAACAGCGTGAGCATCGCCGACTGGCGGCACATCTGGCTGAACGAGGGCTTCGCCAAGTACGCCGAATGGCTCTGGTCGGAGCGCTCCGGCGGCCGGACCGCGCACGAACAGGCGGCCCTGGCCCACCGGCTGCTGGCCGGCCGGCCGCAGGACCTGCGGCTGGCCGACCCGGGCCGGAAGCTGATGTTCGACGACCGCCTCTACCAGCGCGGCGGCCTGGTCATGCACGCGATCCGCTGCGCCCTCGGCGACACCGCGTTCTTCCGCATGCTGCGCGACTGGGCCACCGTGCACCGGCACGGGGTGGTGACCACCTTCGCCTTCACCACCCACCTGTCCCGCTACGCCGCCGAGCCGCTGGACGAGCTCCTCTCGGCCTGGCTGTACGAGCCCGCCCTCCCGCCGCTGCCCGCGCCGCCGCCCGCCCTCCCGCCGATACCGGCGAGGCCCGGCTACCCGCCGACGAACGGCGGCCCGGCAGGCCGCGGCAGAGCCTCGGCCTAAGGGGCGTCCGGCGCGGGGTTCCGGGCGGCTCAGATCAGGGTCCGCTCGATCCGGTCGAGCAGGGCGCTCTTTCCGGGATCCCCGGCGTCTCCTGCCTGCGCGGCCGGTGCCGTGTCCTGCCGCTGTCCGCTCGCGTTGCCCATCCGCTGCGCGAGCAGATAGGCGATGATCTCCGCTTCCTGCTCCTGGACGTCGTCGTAGGTGGCGCGCAGCAGCATGTCGCGTACGAGCTGGGGGTCGAGGTCCGGGAAGAGCAGGCGGGAGGCCGCCTCGTCGAGCCCGCCGGCACCGCGGTGGCAGCAGATGATGTGGCCCAGCTCGTGCAGGATGATGTGCTCCTGGTGCGCGCTGGTGGTGTTGGCGTCGTAGAAGATCAGGTCTTCCTCGCGTGCGGCCACCCACATGCCGCACGGATGGGACGCGGGCATCGGCATCTGGACCAGGGTGATCGGGCGGTTGCGCACCTCACCGAGGTGGTGGCACAGCCCGTTCACATCGGTCACCTTCGGCAGGTCGAGTTCGGCGATCCGCCGGGCGCCGGCCTTCCGGAGCTTCTTGAGCCGGCTGCGGCGGTCCTGATCGGCCGACCGGTCCTTCCAGGGGGCCTTCATTCGGGCTCGGAGGTGTCGGTGACCGGCGGCAGGCCCTGCATCTGCCGGTACTGGTCCATGATGGCCGTGATGGCCTGGAGGTTCTCCTTCTTCATCCCGGCCGCCCGCATGGCCACGGCGCGGACCCCGGACTGGCGCAGCGCCTCGATGGCGGCCACCTGGCCGAGGACCGACTCGGCGACGGTGTCGTCGAAGAAGTAGGCGACCGAAACGCCGAAGAAGCGGGCCAGGGCGGCCAGCAGGTCGGGGGAGGGGTTGGAGCGCTTGCCCGTCCGCAGCTGCGACAGGTACACGCCTCCGACCTTGAGCTCCGGATTGGCCCGCTTGAGCTCCTCCGCCACCTCGGCATTGGTCCAGTGCCGGCCCTTGGGACGGACCGTCTTGAACAGGTCGTCCAGGCGTACCGCGAGCAGGGGCCGGTCGTCGGCGGCCCCGGTCTCCGTTCCGGTCTCGGTCATGGTGAAACTTCCTCCCGTCACCTCCCCGGCATAGCTCTTGGCTATCCCGCAGTCTCATAGTTTAGCGGTCAGTTGACAATCGAGCCGAATTCCGCCAACGTTGGTGCTCGCCGAAAGCCGTCAGCCACCGTGGCTCAAGAGAGTCGCGAGACTGACCGCCGGCGACAACGGACTGGCCCGGCCCTCGGGGGATGGGCCGGGCCAGTCCGGCGCGGAGTCAGCCGTCCGACCCGATGAACACGGGGGACAGGGGATACCCGCCCGGTTTGACGGGGGATGCAAACCGGGCGGGAGCCCTCAACTCGCGCTGCCGAGCTTACTGTAGGCGGTCGCCACTTGGGTGAGCCAGGCGACCTCCGCCGGGAAATTGTTGGTATCGCGGTCGTCGAACGCGCCGGCGTCCTTGTTGTCCGGCGGGATGATGCCCGTCCGCTTGGCCTGGAGGGCCTGCCTGATCTGCGCCGCTTCGGCGAAGGCCTGCCGAACCTCCGTACCCGCAGCACCCGCCTCGGCACCCGCCTCGCCGGCCGGCCCGCCGGTGCCGGCGTGGCCGGTGCGCTCGATGTACGGGCGCAGGTCCCGCCATCCGTCACGTATCTCCACCACCCGCCGGTGCAGCCGGTAGTCCAGGTCGGACACCGAAGCGGACACCGAAGCCCCCGGCGGCTCCAGAGCGATGTCCGGGGAGGCCTCGTACAGGTCCCGCCAGAGCGGGTACAGCGCCCGGTACGACCGGTAGGCGTACGCCCACTCCAGGAGCCGGGCCGCCGAGGTGCCCCAGGAGGACATGGTCAGACTCAGCGAGAGGACCACGATGCCCGCCGCGCTGAAGACGGAGGCGCAGAGCTTCCACACGCCGATGTCGAGACCGGCCGCGGCGGTCAGGATGTTCACCGTCCTGGCCAGGCAGTACAGGAACAGCACCACCGCGGCGACGGAAAGCAGCCGCAGCGCCTGGCGCAGCGAGGCGTTGTCCGTCATCCGGGCGTAGGGGCCGCACTGGCGGAAGATCGTGACGCACGGAACCGCCTGGGAGACGATGAACGCCAGGAGGTAGGTGAGGACCAGCGGCTGCCCGCTGCCGGTGTCGAAGTCCGAAGCGGGCCGGCCGGGACCGCCGGCCAGCAGGAAGAGCGCCGTCAGGAGCAGGTTCAGCGCGATGCCGGTGGCCAGCCAGTAGCGCGTTCCGCGCGCCGCCGCCGCGCCGTCGGCCGCCCAGCGCAGCAGGATGATCTGGGCGGCGACGCAGAACGCGACCGCCGACAGGTGCATCAGCAGGATGGCCAGGTTGCCGACCCCCAGGAGGCTGCCGCCTCCCATGGCGACGGCCCCCATGGTGAAGGTCAGGCACTGGAGCAGCAGGGTGACGACCAGGGCGCGGTAGGCACTGTCCCGCCAACTGCGGCGGGCCTGGCACAGCCGGTACACGAGCGCGGCGTACGAGGACAGCGCTGCGACGGCGAAGCAGAGGGTTCTGACGGTGTTCACACCCAAGGGAAACACGAGTCCGGTGCCTCGGCCGGGCCGGCCGGAACCTTGATCGGTATCGTGAGGCCTTCCCGGGTGGTTCCGGTTTGGCTTCCGTACCGGGGAAGGCCAACTCCCGGTTCAAGGACGGATGGTGTTCTGTGGAGGGATCCATGGGCGGGTCGCGTGCTGTCGGTGCTCCCCCGGCCGCGACCGCGACCGTGTGCGTGATCGGCGCGGGCCTGTCGGGGCTGGCGACCGCACACGCACTCTCGGCCAGGGGCATCGGCTTCGTCTGCCTGGAGAAGGCGCCGGACGTCGGGGGGATATGGCGGCAGCCGGGGGCCGGTGAGCGGGGGCCCGGCTATCGGTCGCTCCACCTGAACACCGCCAAGGAGCTCACCGGTTACACCGCCTTCCCGATGCCGTCCGAGCTGCCCCTCTATCCCCGCCACAGCGATATCGCCGCCTATCTGCGGTCGTTCGCCGAGTGGGCCGGGCTGCTGCCCCGCATCGAACTGCGGACCGAGGTGCTCTCGGTACGGCAGGACCCGGACGGCGGCCCGGACGGCGGCTCTGTCGGCGACGCCGCCTCCTGGACGGTCACCAGCCGGGACGCCCGGGGAGAGGTGACGGAGCGGCGGTTCGACCGGGTGATCGTCGCTTCGGGCCACAACTCCGAACCGGCGCTGCCGAATCCGCTGCCACCGGGCTCCGACTCGTTCGCCGGAACGATTCTCCATTCGACGGACTACCACGACGGCAGCGACTTCGCCGGACAGCGGGTCATCGTCGTGGGGATGGGCGCATCGGGGGTGGACATCGCCGCGGACCTCTCCCGGCACGCCGCGCAGACCATGCTGTCCGTCCGCCGGGGGCTGCACGTCATGCCCAAGCAGCTCTTCGGCACCTCCGTGGACCTGATCGCCGGTGCGCCGTGGCTGGGCGAGATGCCCTTCGCGGAGCAGCAGCGGTTCGTGGAGCAGGCGCTGTTCGTGGCCCGGGGGAGGATGTCGGACTACGGCCTGCCCGAGCCCGACCACCCGGT
This window harbors:
- a CDS encoding MAB_1171c family putative transporter, with product MNTVRTLCFAVAALSSYAALVYRLCQARRSWRDSAYRALVVTLLLQCLTFTMGAVAMGGGSLLGVGNLAILLMHLSAVAFCVAAQIILLRWAADGAAAARGTRYWLATGIALNLLLTALFLLAGGPGRPASDFDTGSGQPLVLTYLLAFIVSQAVPCVTIFRQCGPYARMTDNASLRQALRLLSVAAVVLFLYCLARTVNILTAAAGLDIGVWKLCASVFSAAGIVVLSLSLTMSSWGTSAARLLEWAYAYRSYRALYPLWRDLYEASPDIALEPPGASVSASVSDLDYRLHRRVVEIRDGWRDLRPYIERTGHAGTGGPAGEAGAEAGAAGTEVRQAFAEAAQIRQALQAKRTGIIPPDNKDAGAFDDRDTNNFPAEVAWLTQVATAYSKLGSAS
- a CDS encoding helix-turn-helix domain-containing protein, translated to MTETGTETGAADDRPLLAVRLDDLFKTVRPKGRHWTNAEVAEELKRANPELKVGGVYLSQLRTGKRSNPSPDLLAALARFFGVSVAYFFDDTVAESVLGQVAAIEALRQSGVRAVAMRAAGMKKENLQAITAIMDQYRQMQGLPPVTDTSEPE
- a CDS encoding M1 family metallopeptidase codes for the protein MTGQTTAASDPYFPANGDPRYRVHRYELALDYRPGPNRLAGTARLSAIAGRAPLTEFHLNLAEFKTGRILVNGRAPHYTHRGGRLRIRPAKPVPAGAAFTVEVHWAGNPKPVRSPWGGLGWEELTDGALVASQPVGAPSWYPCNDRPADKASYQISVNTPSAYTVVAGGRLLTRTTKASTTTWVYEQSAPTSSYLVGLAIGMFQTVLLGDPGLGGVPQTAHVPAHLLPRFSRDFARQPAMMQLFEELFGPYPFGEYTVVVADEELDVPVEAQGLSLFGTNHVDGVRGSERLIAHELAHQWFGNSVSIADWRHIWLNEGFAKYAEWLWSERSGGRTAHEQAALAHRLLAGRPQDLRLADPGRKLMFDDRLYQRGGLVMHAIRCALGDTAFFRMLRDWATVHRHGVVTTFAFTTHLSRYAAEPLDELLSAWLYEPALPPLPAPPPALPPIPARPGYPPTNGGPAGRGRASA
- a CDS encoding toxin, which produces MKAPWKDRSADQDRRSRLKKLRKAGARRIAELDLPKVTDVNGLCHHLGEVRNRPITLVQMPMPASHPCGMWVAAREEDLIFYDANTTSAHQEHIILHELGHIICCHRGAGGLDEAASRLLFPDLDPQLVRDMLLRATYDDVQEQEAEIIAYLLAQRMGNASGQRQDTAPAAQAGDAGDPGKSALLDRIERTLI
- a CDS encoding flavin-containing monooxygenase; this translates as MGGSRAVGAPPAATATVCVIGAGLSGLATAHALSARGIGFVCLEKAPDVGGIWRQPGAGERGPGYRSLHLNTAKELTGYTAFPMPSELPLYPRHSDIAAYLRSFAEWAGLLPRIELRTEVLSVRQDPDGGPDGGSVGDAASWTVTSRDARGEVTERRFDRVIVASGHNSEPALPNPLPPGSDSFAGTILHSTDYHDGSDFAGQRVIVVGMGASGVDIAADLSRHAAQTMLSVRRGLHVMPKQLFGTSVDLIAGAPWLGEMPFAEQQRFVEQALFVARGRMSDYGLPEPDHPVLASAVTISDEILSRIRHGGVVPKPAIESLDGGKVSFTDGTSAEADAIVYCTGFRMDFPFLPAGGPGGSQQQAVTLYKRVVDAERPGLYFVGLIRPMGSITRLVEAQSQWVARIIDGDVTLPPASAMREEIGTYLSGIEARYGRTEGASIQVDVGAYLRDLRESQDA